One genomic segment of Campylobacter sp. includes these proteins:
- a CDS encoding energy-coupling factor transporter transmembrane component T, which translates to MSSAVSLLAFFIFSFGVGFSGQLYAAFFAPPLLLFALKISIARAVCTRLAVLNIFAILSALSPAIVGNYELAGVIFLRANLIMAFAILLFYGKDEYFFARGFYGLGLGEKLSALVYCCGRFVNFLRSDLARLQALLRMRGFVGTSGIFTYKIYANLIGILAISALEQARNLSMVMSARGFCGRLFYECRDGLGVSEASFLAFVLACVSVKIGAIL; encoded by the coding sequence ATGAGCTCCGCCGTATCACTGCTCGCGTTTTTCATCTTCAGCTTCGGCGTCGGATTTAGCGGGCAGCTTTACGCGGCGTTTTTTGCCCCGCCGCTACTTCTTTTTGCGCTTAAAATTTCGATTGCACGCGCGGTCTGCACAAGGCTTGCGGTATTAAATATCTTTGCGATTTTAAGCGCGTTAAGCCCCGCCATAGTCGGCAACTACGAGCTTGCGGGCGTGATATTTTTGCGCGCGAATTTGATAATGGCGTTTGCAATTTTGCTATTTTACGGCAAAGACGAATATTTTTTCGCGCGCGGATTTTACGGGCTCGGGCTCGGCGAAAAGCTAAGCGCTTTGGTGTATTGCTGTGGGCGATTCGTAAATTTTTTACGCTCGGATCTGGCGAGACTGCAAGCACTTTTGCGCATGCGCGGATTTGTAGGGACGAGCGGAATTTTTACCTATAAAATTTATGCGAATTTGATCGGGATTTTAGCGATTTCGGCGCTTGAGCAGGCAAGGAATTTAAGCATGGTAATGAGCGCGCGAGGGTTTTGCGGTAGGCTATTTTACGAATGTCGCGATGGTTTGGGCGTCTCGGAGGCCTCGTTTTTGGCGTTCGTGCTGGCGTGCGTATCTGTTAAAATCGGAGCTATCTTATGA
- the cbiM gene encoding cobalt transporter CbiM yields MHISEGVLSAPVLLAGWAVTAPAVAAILWRARQSEIPRIACFSALFFVASFVHLPVGVSSMHLMLSGLVGAFLGSRAILAIFVALFLQGVFFGFGGLSVLGVNTAVIGFPAVLGGLFAAAASKAQELKARTQKIYLFLAGFVPIVCSMLLLDLVLFISGREFFAIATLISLEGAILAVLEGIITFFALSFIAKFYGGQRR; encoded by the coding sequence GTGCATATTAGCGAAGGAGTTTTGAGTGCGCCCGTGCTGCTTGCTGGCTGGGCGGTTACGGCGCCTGCGGTAGCGGCGATTTTATGGCGCGCAAGGCAGTCTGAAATCCCGAGGATCGCATGTTTTAGCGCGCTGTTTTTCGTCGCATCTTTTGTGCACCTGCCCGTGGGCGTCAGCTCCATGCACCTGATGCTAAGCGGGCTCGTGGGCGCGTTTTTGGGCTCACGCGCGATCTTGGCGATTTTCGTCGCGCTGTTTTTGCAAGGGGTATTTTTTGGCTTTGGAGGGCTTAGCGTGCTCGGCGTAAATACCGCAGTCATCGGCTTTCCGGCGGTTTTGGGCGGGCTCTTTGCCGCCGCCGCCTCAAAAGCGCAAGAGCTAAAAGCGCGCACGCAAAAAATTTATCTATTTTTAGCGGGTTTCGTGCCGATCGTCTGCTCGATGCTGCTTCTTGATCTCGTGCTTTTCATCAGCGGGCGGGAGTTTTTTGCTATCGCGACGCTCATCTCGCTCGAAGGCGCGATCCTGGCTGTTTTGGAAGGAATCATCACCTTTTTTGCGCTTAGCTTTATTGCGAAATTTTACGGCGGACAAAGGCGATGA
- a CDS encoding DUF4198 domain-containing protein, translating into MKAKFAFLGIFAASLAFAHFGVLTTDKNVVEDQKDAIVKLNLEFSHPFLQESMNLQKPAEFGVFIDGEKKSLLSGLKEQKKGENSYFAAEFKADKPSLLAFYFDPKPYAEPAERKMIRHITKTYVDAYDAGEGWDKPLGLEAEIVPLVRPYALYAGEIFSGVFLLHGKPVPGADVEIELYNDKGYKAPSEAHVTQVVKTNGAGEFSFVMPVAGWWGFAALSEEEAAKGSEQPVNELGAVLWIKADELKK; encoded by the coding sequence ATGAAGGCAAAATTTGCTTTTTTAGGAATTTTCGCGGCGAGCCTTGCGTTCGCACATTTCGGCGTTCTTACGACGGATAAAAATGTCGTAGAGGATCAAAAAGATGCTATCGTGAAGCTAAATTTGGAATTCTCCCATCCGTTTTTGCAGGAGTCTATGAATCTACAAAAGCCCGCAGAATTCGGCGTTTTTATTGACGGCGAGAAAAAATCGCTCCTAAGCGGTCTAAAAGAGCAGAAAAAGGGTGAAAATTCCTATTTCGCGGCGGAATTCAAAGCGGACAAGCCATCGCTTTTAGCGTTTTATTTTGATCCAAAACCCTATGCCGAGCCGGCTGAGCGCAAGATGATCCGCCATATCACCAAAACCTACGTCGATGCTTACGACGCGGGCGAAGGCTGGGATAAGCCGCTCGGGCTAGAGGCGGAGATCGTGCCGCTAGTGCGACCTTATGCGCTGTATGCGGGAGAGATATTTAGCGGAGTTTTTTTACTGCACGGAAAGCCCGTCCCGGGCGCGGACGTGGAGATCGAGCTATATAACGATAAGGGCTACAAAGCCCCTAGCGAGGCGCATGTCACACAGGTCGTTAAAACCAACGGCGCGGGCGAGTTTAGCTTCGTGATGCCGGTTGCCGGCTGGTGGGGCTTTGCGGCTCTTAGCGAGGAGGAAGCCGCTAAAGGAAGCGAGCAGCCCGTAAACGAGCTGGGCGCCGTGCTTTGGATCAAAGCAGACGAGCTGAAAAAATAG
- the serS gene encoding serine--tRNA ligase, whose protein sequence is MINLKLIETNFDEFNKKLIAKKVPPQTLQTLLDAYNELKSKKTELENLQAVQNVKSKELGLAAREGKDVGALKSQLEENKQKIQSLSELVNEREQNLEAIAACVPNIIDDDVPIGADENENVCIKKVLDPRTFDFAPKQHFDLGEALGWLDFERGVKLSGSRFTAIRGLGAKLNMALINYMIEFNNSRGFELVNMPFLVRDQILYGTGQLPKFKDDLYHVDDEEQNLYLIPTSEVTATNLFNDEILRSEELPIKLTSYSHCFRKEAGSAGRDTRGMIRQHQFEKVELVAITRPEDSTKMLEEMISCASDLLASLGLPHRHMLLCSGDLGFSAAKTVDLEVWLPGQNQYREISSISNCRDFQARRAKIRFKDGKKNSLVHTLNGSSLAVGRTLIAVMENYQRKDGSIEIPRVLEKYM, encoded by the coding sequence ATGATAAATTTAAAACTTATCGAGACGAATTTCGACGAATTTAATAAAAAACTCATCGCCAAAAAAGTCCCGCCGCAAACCCTGCAAACGCTACTAGATGCCTACAACGAGCTAAAATCCAAAAAGACGGAGTTAGAGAACCTCCAAGCCGTGCAAAACGTAAAGAGCAAGGAGCTAGGCCTCGCCGCGCGCGAGGGTAAGGACGTAGGGGCGCTAAAATCGCAACTTGAGGAAAACAAGCAAAAGATCCAAAGCCTAAGCGAGCTCGTAAATGAGCGCGAGCAAAACTTAGAAGCGATCGCCGCGTGCGTGCCGAATATCATCGACGACGACGTGCCGATCGGCGCGGACGAGAACGAAAACGTCTGTATCAAAAAGGTGCTTGATCCGCGCACGTTCGACTTCGCGCCCAAGCAGCACTTCGATCTCGGCGAGGCGCTGGGATGGCTTGATTTCGAGCGCGGCGTCAAACTCAGCGGCAGCCGCTTCACCGCGATCCGCGGGCTGGGCGCAAAGCTGAATATGGCCCTCATCAACTACATGATCGAATTTAATAACTCGCGCGGCTTCGAGCTCGTAAATATGCCGTTTTTGGTGCGTGATCAGATCCTCTACGGCACGGGTCAGCTGCCTAAATTTAAAGACGACCTCTACCACGTTGACGACGAGGAGCAAAACCTCTACCTCATCCCTACGAGCGAGGTTACGGCGACGAATCTCTTTAACGATGAAATTTTACGCAGCGAGGAGCTGCCGATCAAGCTCACCAGCTACAGCCACTGCTTTCGCAAGGAGGCGGGCTCGGCGGGGCGCGATACGCGCGGCATGATCCGCCAGCACCAGTTCGAAAAGGTCGAACTCGTCGCCATCACGCGCCCAGAGGATAGCACAAAGATGCTTGAGGAGATGATTTCGTGCGCGAGCGATCTACTAGCTAGCCTAGGCCTTCCGCACAGACACATGCTGCTTTGTAGCGGCGATCTAGGCTTTAGTGCCGCAAAGACCGTGGATTTGGAGGTTTGGCTGCCGGGGCAGAACCAATACCGAGAGATCAGCTCGATCAGCAACTGTCGCGATTTTCAGGCACGTAGAGCCAAAATCCGCTTCAAAGACGGCAAGAAAAATAGCCTCGTTCATACGCTAAACGGCTCCTCGCTCGCAGTCGGCCGCACGCTAATCGCGGTAATGGAAAACTACCAGCGCAAGGACGGCAGCATCGAAATCCCGCGCGTTTTAGAAAAATATATGTAG
- a CDS encoding pentapeptide repeat-containing protein, which yields MRKPYKNPNSNARFAATGSCAEKFKKRGVKFFVLQNTGFFATKFGSTKFCGAEPGAHDAKLRGFKFCNETLRHTRQIRQSRHSHFKFHDEKFNGAKFATCGTRFLGANFRGVEFCKSKFMARGVKFYKAELRETGFLTRTAELYGTKFHEMKFQTLNLELKMKFSEAKFGEVKFRDGALLKFAAAKGLRRSPSLCVAIPFKFTALQNAGFFATKFDEAEFCGVKFYKARLRRAKFYAAEFAAKGEKFCGMKRRGAGA from the coding sequence GTGCGAAAGCCTTACAAAAACCCAAATTCTAACGCCCGATTCGCAGCCACTGGGTCTTGCGCGGAAAAATTTAAAAAGCGCGGCGTTAAATTTTTCGTGCTGCAAAACACAGGATTTTTTGCAACAAAATTTGGTAGCACGAAATTTTGCGGCGCAGAGCCCGGGGCACACGATGCCAAGCTTCGCGGTTTTAAATTTTGCAATGAAACGCTTCGTCATACGCGACAAATTCGGCAATCACGACACTCGCATTTTAAATTTCACGACGAGAAATTTAATGGCGCGAAATTTGCGACCTGCGGAACAAGATTTTTAGGGGCGAACTTTCGCGGCGTGGAATTCTGCAAATCAAAATTTATGGCACGCGGCGTCAAATTTTACAAAGCAGAATTGCGCGAGACGGGTTTTTTAACTCGCACTGCAGAATTGTACGGCACAAAATTTCACGAGATGAAGTTCCAGACGCTAAATTTAGAGCTTAAAATGAAATTTAGCGAAGCGAAATTCGGCGAGGTAAAATTCCGCGATGGCGCGCTTTTAAAATTTGCCGCCGCAAAAGGGCTGCGACGCAGTCCTAGCCTTTGTGTCGCCATACCCTTTAAATTTACCGCGCTGCAAAACGCGGGATTTTTTGCAACAAAATTTGACGAAGCGGAATTTTGCGGCGTAAAATTTTATAAAGCAAGATTGCGCCGCGCAAAATTTTATGCTGCAGAATTTGCGGCGAAGGGCGAGAAATTTTGCGGCATGAAACGGCGCGGAGCGGGCGCGTGA
- the rsfS gene encoding ribosome silencing factor: protein MKIALFGGSFDPPHAGHDAAVKAILSSLKPDLLVIMPSFLNPFKKSFSAPPQLRLRWCRALWSDAPHVEVSDYEISQNVPVPTIQSVKFLLEKYGGNGKIAAETAASTSETPTAVTDRALSNGANIANKISAGAYTPGSADEILPEKTDGALSCGIAKISSDDACTAVNTDRVSISANAKNKILQGSVADKILICDGSETKGISQSTVSGISGGCKSNAGGANDVSKILSADASEITNASVISSPVASEISSSNANCIADTGDINDANSAGDTGGADDASDVRDVSSADEASKANSASGTDTISKLYIVVGADNLAELHKWRDFSELQKLAEFVVLTRPGYEIPRQWAALRRIEIAVDASSSGFRRDFKGEIPPKIAAEVIKFYKRKDMQDPKQRAEKIAEILNEKKAEDVQIIDMEGREYIAKFVVIATMLTSRHAASLIEELKSVLKPLGEEFLAIESGDEWSVVDLGDIIVHLISEAYRAKYNIEDFLDKLKKEQF from the coding sequence GTGAAGATCGCGCTTTTCGGCGGCAGTTTCGATCCGCCGCATGCAGGACACGACGCCGCGGTAAAGGCGATTTTATCAAGCCTAAAGCCCGATTTGCTGGTAATAATGCCGTCGTTTTTAAACCCGTTTAAAAAGAGCTTTTCGGCGCCGCCGCAGCTGCGGCTTAGATGGTGCCGCGCGCTGTGGAGCGACGCCCCGCACGTGGAGGTAAGCGATTATGAAATTTCGCAAAACGTGCCGGTACCCACGATACAAAGCGTGAAATTTCTGCTCGAAAAATACGGCGGAAACGGCAAAATCGCGGCAGAGACGGCAGCCTCGACGAGCGAAACCCCGACAGCCGTAACGGATAGGGCTTTATCTAACGGCGCAAATATTGCGAATAAAATTTCTGCCGGTGCTTATACTCCTGGCAGTGCAGACGAAATTTTACCCGAGAAGACGGACGGGGCTTTGTCGTGCGGCATAGCTAAAATTTCAAGCGACGATGCCTGCACCGCCGTTAATACGGATAGAGTAAGTATCTCCGCCAACGCAAAAAACAAAATTCTGCAAGGCAGCGTGGCAGATAAAATTTTGATCTGCGATGGAAGTGAAACAAAGGGGATTTCGCAAAGCACGGTGAGTGGAATTTCGGGCGGCTGCAAAAGTAATGCGGGCGGTGCAAACGACGTAAGCAAAATTTTAAGTGCAGATGCGAGCGAAATCACAAATGCAAGCGTAATTTCAAGCCCCGTTGCAAGCGAAATTTCAAGCAGCAATGCAAATTGCATTGCTGATACAGGCGATATAAATGACGCAAATAGTGCAGGTGACACAGGCGGCGCAGATGACGCGAGCGATGTGCGCGATGTGAGCAGTGCAGATGAAGCAAGCAAAGCAAATAGTGCAAGCGGCACAGATACAATCTCAAAGCTCTACATCGTCGTGGGCGCCGACAACCTAGCAGAGCTTCATAAATGGCGCGATTTTAGCGAGCTGCAAAAATTGGCGGAGTTTGTAGTGCTTACTAGACCTGGCTACGAGATCCCGCGGCAGTGGGCGGCTCTAAGGCGCATCGAGATTGCCGTAGATGCGAGCTCAAGCGGTTTTAGGCGAGATTTCAAAGGCGAAATCCCACCCAAGATCGCAGCAGAGGTCATAAAATTTTATAAAAGGAAAGATATGCAAGATCCAAAGCAGAGGGCGGAAAAGATCGCCGAAATTTTAAACGAAAAGAAAGCCGAAGACGTCCAGATCATCGATATGGAAGGGCGCGAATATATCGCGAAATTCGTGGTTATCGCCACTATGCTAACCTCCCGCCACGCAGCCTCGCTTATCGAGGAGCTAAAAAGCGTGCTTAAGCCGCTTGGGGAGGAGTTTTTGGCTATCGAAAGCGGCGATGAGTGGAGCGTCGTCGATCTCGGCGATATCATAGTCCATCTCATCAGCGAGGCTTACCGCGCCAAATACAATATCGAGGACTTCCTCGACAAACTCAAAAAAGAGCAATTTTAA
- a CDS encoding sodium-dependent transporter, with amino-acid sequence MPRQTWSSKLTYILTVAGATIGFGCTWRFPYLVGQNGGGAYVLIFCIAMIVLGIPMILVENVIGRRALRNCVDAFAAPKKDGSRIKPAWKIVGIMGVIGAFGILAYYMVLGGWVLTYIVNIVSGNFDLSARITDPAFTQKFYADHIENSPLGVGAYTLVFIAINWYILKNGIIEGIEKFVKFLMPALFLCFIAVILTNLTLEGAKEGVKFYLGVDFAKITPKLLIDVLGQVFFALSLGFGVMITLSSFLNKDEKLMQTATITAVVNTLIAVLAGFMIFPSLFSAGLEPSSGSSLVFKSLPIAFSHMPFGNAVAVVFLSILLIAALTTSITIYQVIINFVEERFGFSTLKAVNLTLGGVFVLGNLPCILSSSVLADVKILGRSVFDAFDFVSANVFFVLTALLCCVYVGWVLKKDAIYELTNEGDLSARLAGVWFLYVKFILPLIIAVIFGYGIFGQI; translated from the coding sequence GTGCCGAGACAGACCTGGAGCAGCAAGCTCACATATATCTTAACTGTCGCAGGCGCCACGATCGGCTTTGGCTGCACGTGGCGGTTTCCGTATTTAGTCGGGCAAAACGGCGGCGGCGCCTACGTGCTCATATTTTGCATCGCAATGATCGTGCTTGGGATCCCGATGATCTTGGTAGAAAACGTCATCGGACGCCGTGCGCTAAGAAACTGCGTCGATGCCTTTGCAGCGCCTAAAAAGGACGGCTCGCGCATAAAGCCGGCATGGAAAATCGTAGGCATCATGGGCGTAATCGGCGCGTTTGGAATTTTGGCCTACTATATGGTCCTTGGCGGCTGGGTGCTAACCTACATCGTAAACATCGTAAGCGGCAACTTCGACCTCTCCGCGCGGATCACAGACCCCGCATTTACGCAAAAATTCTACGCAGATCACATCGAAAATAGCCCGCTCGGCGTCGGAGCTTACACGCTCGTTTTCATAGCGATCAACTGGTACATTTTGAAAAACGGCATCATCGAGGGGATCGAAAAATTCGTAAAATTTCTAATGCCCGCGCTATTTTTGTGCTTCATCGCGGTGATCCTTACAAATTTAACGCTCGAAGGCGCAAAGGAAGGCGTGAAATTTTATCTCGGCGTCGATTTTGCCAAGATCACGCCCAAGCTTTTGATCGACGTTTTGGGACAGGTCTTTTTCGCGCTCTCGCTCGGTTTCGGCGTGATGATCACGCTATCTAGCTTCCTCAACAAAGACGAGAAGCTGATGCAAACGGCCACCATCACCGCAGTCGTAAACACCCTCATCGCCGTGCTTGCGGGCTTTATGATCTTCCCATCGCTCTTTAGCGCGGGGCTTGAGCCGAGCAGCGGCTCGTCGCTGGTTTTTAAGAGCCTGCCGATCGCGTTTTCGCACATGCCGTTCGGCAACGCCGTCGCGGTGGTCTTTCTCTCGATTTTGCTCATCGCCGCGCTTACGACGTCGATCACGATCTATCAGGTCATCATAAATTTCGTCGAGGAGCGCTTCGGTTTTTCGACGCTAAAGGCGGTAAATTTAACGCTCGGCGGCGTCTTCGTGCTCGGCAACCTGCCCTGCATACTCTCAAGCAGCGTGCTTGCGGACGTTAAAATTCTGGGGCGCTCGGTTTTCGACGCCTTCGACTTCGTAAGCGCGAACGTATTTTTCGTGCTAACGGCGCTTCTGTGCTGCGTCTATGTGGGCTGGGTGCTGAAAAAGGACGCGATCTACGAGCTCACCAACGAAGGCGATCTAAGCGCGCGGCTCGCAGGAGTTTGGTTTTTATACGTCAAATTTATCCTGCCGCTCATCATCGCGGTGATCTTCGGATACGGGATTTTCGGCCAAATTTAA
- a CDS encoding LysE family translocator: protein MLLFFFTIFPISLMPGINMTYALNLGIARGYLRALPALIAQVLGVAAVALACVFGVAGILLAHPAALSAIKILGGAYIFYLGVATFLARGNFKLQKQKRSENIFFQGLVVAVSNPKAWIFFTALFPPFLDADNLFGARTFALVAILCVSESICLSIYALGGAVLKNLLKTHLKYLEIFCSVLMCAIGLWMILS, encoded by the coding sequence ATGCTTCTGTTTTTCTTTACGATCTTTCCGATATCGCTGATGCCGGGCATCAACATGACCTACGCGCTAAATCTCGGCATCGCGCGCGGCTATCTTAGGGCGCTGCCTGCACTGATCGCGCAGGTGCTGGGCGTCGCAGCCGTGGCGCTTGCGTGCGTATTCGGCGTCGCGGGCATTCTGCTTGCGCACCCTGCGGCGCTTAGCGCGATTAAAATTTTAGGCGGCGCGTATATCTTCTATCTGGGCGTCGCGACCTTTTTGGCGCGCGGAAATTTCAAGCTGCAAAAACAAAAGCGCAGCGAAAATATCTTCTTCCAAGGCCTCGTAGTCGCGGTCTCAAACCCCAAGGCATGGATATTTTTTACCGCACTCTTTCCGCCATTTTTGGATGCAGACAATCTTTTCGGCGCGCGCACATTTGCTCTCGTGGCGATCTTGTGCGTGAGTGAAAGCATCTGCCTTAGCATATATGCGCTGGGCGGAGCGGTGCTAAAAAATCTGCTGAAAACCCATCTGAAATACCTCGAAATTTTCTGCTCGGTGCTGATGTGTGCGATCGGGCTGTGGATGATTTTGAGCTAA
- the sodB gene encoding superoxide dismutase [Fe] — MFKLRELPFDAAHNAVVSKETCDYHHGKHHATYVANLNKLTESGEFAGKGLYEIVTAASGGLFNNAAQVYNHDFYWDCIAKPSEPSAELKSALAENFSDFKSEFLAAATAHFGSGWVWLAYDPKSGKLCIKATQNAATPVTEGLVPLLVVDVWEHAYYIDEHNARPKYLEKFYAGINWEFVSGAYEWAKKEGLGSVKFYMGELHGRD, encoded by the coding sequence ATGTTTAAACTTAGAGAGTTGCCGTTCGATGCGGCGCACAATGCGGTCGTAAGCAAAGAAACCTGTGATTATCACCACGGCAAGCACCATGCGACCTATGTGGCAAATTTAAATAAACTTACCGAATCGGGCGAGTTTGCGGGCAAGGGGCTTTACGAGATCGTAACGGCTGCTAGCGGCGGGCTTTTTAACAACGCAGCGCAGGTTTACAACCACGATTTTTACTGGGATTGCATCGCAAAGCCTAGCGAGCCGTCCGCGGAGCTAAAATCGGCACTGGCGGAAAATTTCTCGGATTTTAAAAGCGAGTTTTTGGCTGCTGCTACGGCTCATTTCGGCTCGGGCTGGGTGTGGCTCGCTTACGATCCGAAATCAGGCAAGCTTTGCATCAAAGCGACTCAAAACGCCGCTACGCCGGTGACCGAGGGACTCGTGCCGCTTCTAGTCGTGGACGTTTGGGAGCACGCGTATTACATCGATGAGCACAACGCGCGTCCGAAATATTTGGAGAAATTCTACGCGGGCATCAACTGGGAGTTCGTCTCAGGTGCCTATGAATGGGCGAAAAAAGAGGGTCTCGGCTCGGTGAAATTTTATATGGGCGAGCTTCACGGTAGAGATTAA
- the ribH gene encoding 6,7-dimethyl-8-ribityllumazine synthase: MKIIEGSLALKGSEKILIINARFNHIITDRLVEGAHDAFLRHGGKEENLSLMLVPGAFEIPLALEKALASKLYDAVVCLGAVIRGSTPHFDYVSAEVSKGIANTMLKYGAPVTFGVLTTDNIEQAIERAGAKAGNKGFEAMSGAIELLSLFRNIKA, encoded by the coding sequence ATGAAAATCATTGAAGGCTCGCTTGCTCTTAAGGGCAGCGAAAAAATTCTAATCATCAACGCCCGTTTCAACCACATCATCACAGATCGCCTAGTCGAAGGGGCGCACGATGCGTTTTTGCGCCACGGCGGCAAGGAGGAAAATTTAAGCCTGATGCTTGTTCCTGGCGCGTTTGAGATCCCGCTCGCGCTTGAAAAGGCGCTAGCTTCCAAGCTCTACGACGCCGTCGTCTGCCTAGGCGCGGTTATCCGCGGCTCTACACCGCATTTTGACTACGTAAGCGCCGAGGTAAGCAAGGGGATCGCGAACACCATGCTAAAATACGGCGCACCCGTGACTTTCGGCGTGCTAACTACCGATAATATCGAGCAGGCAATCGAGCGTGCAGGCGCGAAGGCTGGCAACAAGGGCTTTGAAGCGATGAGCGGCGCGATCGAGCTTCTAAGTCTATTTCGCAACATAAAGGCTTAA